The nucleotide sequence AGCCTTCCAAGCATCAGACAAGGTTCCCTTGCTGATGACAACCAACCCCTTAGAGGTGACATGGGAAAGCTTGCCAATGATCGATAGCTTATAGCCATCAGGATAAGAGAGCGAAATAGCAGGCATAAGCCAGCGGCCGTCTTCTTGCAGCGCAGGCTCTGTGCAGCTCGTGCAAAATTCGATTTGAAAAATATCCCGTGGATGGATTTTGTGCTTCTGCAATCGCTCCTGCAGCTCATAGACATCTTCTTTCAAGCGCCTTGTGGCAACTGTTTTAAATAGCCCTAAAGGCATTTTCCCTTCTTTTTCTGCCCGTTCAAGAACGGCTTCAATGGGCTCTTTTAAGGCGACTTGCTTAAGAAGATGCTTATCCAAAGCGGATAAGGCCAGGTCTTCTTCATTTTTAAGTTTGCGGTCTTCTTCGCTTTGCAAATAAATATCCAAGACCCGATTGAGATAAAATTTGACCGGATTGCGCGCGACTTCGCTTAGCTGCTTAAGGTCTAAGACGCTGTTAGATGGAATCAGCTCGGATTGAGGATGAGCAGAAAATGCAAAGTTTGCCAGAAAGCGGTGCGGCGGGCTTTTTTGCGGCTTGTAATAAGCTTGCGCAGACCGAAAATCGTTCAAAGAAAAATTGGCCAGCCGCGTTTGCGGCTGAAAATACGCCGCATCGAAGGAATCAAAGGGATGTTTAAAAACGCAAACATCCGACACTTTTTTCCCTTCCAACGTATAGTACTTGTCTAGATAGGAGAAGAGTTCTTCGATGACCAAGCTGGGCTGCAGTTCTTTGTTATCTTGTTGGCTGTAGCCTTGATAGCTGATCAACAAATACTCTTGGGCCGAGTGCAAAGCCTCCAAAAACAGATAGCGATCATAATCGGTCGGCAAAGGACAGTAATCCACATTTTCTTGGCCCAGCATCAAGTTCAGGGAAGAATGAAAATTCGTGCGCGGAAATGCGCCTTCTTGCATGCCCATTAATGCGATCACTTTGGCAGGGATCGAGCGCAAAGGCATAAGCGAGCAAAAGCGGACGGATTGCAGATGGCTCTCGCGATAAGTAATTCCACGATGCTGCAATAGAGCATTTAAATGTGTTCTAACAGACTGAAATGAAAAACGCGTCTCTTTAAACGCACGGGTTGCAGCCTGCAATCCATCAAATTGGGCTTTCAGCTCCTCATAGTCTTCAATAGACTGGCAGTCATCAAAATCTGGCTGAAAATAATTCTCAAGCAGACAGCGCAAGTAATGGGCCCAATCTTCCATGGTCATTTGCGTGCGGTCTTGCAAAGGAGAGAGATCATCGCGCAGAGAATGAAGCAAGCGAATCCATTTGCCCATCAATTCGGTCTGAGAAAAATCGACAGATTCACAAGGAAGCGTTTCCAAAGAAGAGGGAACCTTTGACTTTAATACAGTTGTTAAGCCCATCAGGAGGCGAGAGAGGCCAAAGTCCCAAGTCCCCACGGCAGTCTCTTCTACCATTCCTTGCTGGCAATGCCTGCGCTGAAGCAATTCATTGCGGTGCAGCCAATCGTCTCCCCAGCGAATTCCAGCTTGCTCTACCCACTCTTGAATTGTGTAATAATCGCTTATGTTCATCTGATGGCGACGCTGAAAAGAGCGATGCTCGAATAGCTGAAGCAAATGTTTGGTGTCCCAACGGCTTTCGCTTAAAGACAGAAGCTGCAAGAATCCTTGCACGATTTCGCTTTGGCTCTGCATTCCCAGATCTAGAATTTGAAAATCGAGCTGGCTGTCGGGCGATCCAAATATACTTTGAATATAGGGCACATAGTCCGTAATCTGAGGAGCCATAATTATCATATCGCAAGGGCTAATGTCGGGCTGTCTTTCAATCAAAGCCAATAAATTATGGTAGAGAATTTCCACTTCCCTTCTTTTTGTTGACGCCATATGCAATTGGATCGAACGGTCTTGGCTTGAGCATGCGAAGGATGGCTTGCCCTGTGGATTGCGCATAAGCAGCATATCTGCCTGAATGGCATGCAGCAAAGAAAGAGGCTCGGCAGTTTCGGCGAAATAAAGGTCTTCGTGAAGGCACAAATCTTCTTCTAATGAGCTGACGTGACTGGGAAGAAGATAATGAGCGTGCGTTTGCACCAGACTCTCTTCGATTTGATAAGCCATTTCGCGTCCCAAGCGACCAAAGTTGGCCAACAGTGGATTGCGATCGCGCAGCAGCTCTTCAAGCTTCAAGACTTGCGGAGAAAAAGGACCAAGCTTTTGCTGCCAATAGGTCTGAAGATAAGCGTTTTCTTTATCGGAGCGTATATCGCTCCAAAAGACAGCGCAAGGAGAAAGAAGATAATAATAGACTTGGCAAAAGTTCGCCAATTTATGCAGGAAGTCAAATTCGGCATGTGAGACAAAGCTGATGGAGAAAAAGTGAACTTCGCAATTGGGCATGGAATGCAATACTTGGCGGAAAGCTCGAAGAGGATATGTCCATCCTGTTTTCTCATTAAACAAGCTAAGCCATAGGCGCGCCTGCCAGTTGGATACTGCCTCTGCCTCCCATTTGGCGATCAAAGAGCCGGCATAACGCCCGTAATCTTGAAAAAGACGTGCTATTTGCTGGCTTAAGCCAATTAAGCGCTTTTCCATCTTTCTGGATAACTTAAGAGCTGGACCGACTATGGCGGGGTTCAATTTCAAATAATCAAGCAAAGGCATCCAGTCGCGCTGCACCATGCCGTCAAGAGAAGGGAATGCCTGCAAAAGAGAATGGATTTCTTTTTCGATGGCCAAGGCCAATTCAAGTTGAGAAGGGATATAAAAAGAAGATGGTTGGAATAATTTAAGCAAGTAATCAAAGGCTTGATTGAGATAAACAAATTCCACGCCGGCAGCCACTTCCAATTCTGGATCTTGGGCCATTTTTAACGTTAGCCAAGACTTCATGGCAGGACCATAAACAATGACAAGACGCCGCTTAAAAGGGGCGGAGGAACAGCCAAATAACTTGCTTTTTAACTGTTGATAAAGAAAGGTTAAATGATTGCTAAAAAATACATCTAAAGCTTTTGACATAACGTTTATTCAATCCCGCTGTCGAATGAATTCGCACATTCACCCGCTTTTTCTCTTCCCATCGAAGCTACTTAGAAGATAAAGGAATAGATTTATTTAATGTTCTCTAAGAGAATGTCTTAAAACTGCTAACGCCTTTTCGGATAATCAGATAATTAGGCGTGCAATGCTTGTCATTTCCCTTAGGCTCCATTAAATCCCGCTAAGCTAGCAAAAGCCCAAAAGCTTGTGCGGCATAAAAGCTTAATGGCTTGTTTTGCTGACAGGGAAATTTTGGCTATCGCTTGCACCTATGGCCCATGCATACCGCTTAACAAGGAATTATTTACAGCTCTTATGATCCCTTATGAAATCTAAGCTCTGGGAAAGCATTCTAACAAGACCTCTTTAAATCGTACAGAATCAACTTGCTTCCCTCTTATTTTTTCTCTTGCTTTTAATGAATTTAAAGTTTTCCCATTAATTTAATAATAAATTTTAAAAATTCTATTTAATCAATGAATACACATTCTTCCCAATCTAATTTATTCAATAAAAATAAATTAGATTGTTATGTCTTTAACAATTTTTTCTAATCCATCTACGTCTTCTCTTTTAGATAATTTGATTTCCAAAAAACCCTTTCAGTGGTGCTTTGCATCGATTAGGGCAATACTGCTCCTTGGGAAGCGAGGGTAGTTTGCTTAAGCGATTATCATTATGATTTCTTCAAAAATTTATTCGCTTCCGTCCCATTCAAGACCTTCTGCATTTGTCCAAACGGGGAAAAGCAGCTTTACCAATGATAGGGAAAAAATGAAGGCTTTGGATATCAAGCAAACGATTGAGGCGGGAGACAATCCTTTATCACCTGGTTTAAAAGATGTAAAGCCTTGCATCCTTTCTCTTCACAGCCTTCGCTCAGTTGAGGATTTAGAAGCCACCTTGGAAGTAAATCTGCGTTTAAGGAACCTAATCCAATAATATTAGCTTGAGTTTTTACCCTTTAGATGGTGTCAAAACCGCAAATATGAATAAACGACAAGCAAGTCAATAATAAGAGCCAGTCATTTTTCATCTATGCATGCTTCCGCTTTGGTCTAGAAGGTAAAAACTCAAAGCTTAGGTGATTAAGGCTGCATTGCAAAATTAAAATTTGTTCTTTATCTCTATAAAAAAAAGTCTTGAGGCTAAAGGCTTAACCCTTCATACTCTAAATTAAAGAAAAAGAATCTTTAATAAATTAAGATAAAAGCTTTTCCAAGCCATTATGTTTAAAGAGAGTGATTTGTTTATTCTATACGCCAAATAAAGTTATTTTATGATTTCTTCTTTTTTCCAGCGCTTTTCTTCCTTTACCTATTTGAATGCCACGCAATTCTTGGGCGCTTTAAACGACAATATTTATAAACTATTGATTGTTTACTTCTTCATTCAAATAGAGGGGATTGAATATAGCCATCAAATTTTAGCGACAACGGGAGCCACCTTTGTCATTCCCTTTCTCCTTTTTTCTGCTCTTTCCGGCACGCTGGCCGATCGTTTTAGCAAGCGCGATATCATTGTCACAACGAAAATTTTAGAACTGCTTATCATGGGATTTGGGGTATGCGCCTTTGCCTTTCAAAGCAAGTGGGGATCTTATGCCATTCTCTTTTTACTAGCTACGCAGAGCGCCATTTTTGGCCCCTCTAAGTATGGCATTGTGCCCGAGCTTGTGGGAAAAGATAAAATTTCTAAGGCAAACGGCTTGATGACCTCTTTTACTTTTTTAGCCATTATCTTAGGAACCTTTCTTTCCTCTTTCATTATTCAAATCACAGGGCGCAATTTCATTATTTCGGCTATTTTTTGCACTTTCATCGCCCTTATTGGAGTTGTCACGAGTTTTTGCATTGAACATACTCCGCCGGCCGGCTCTTCTAAAAAGTTTCAATTCTTTTTTATCGGAGAAATCTACCAAACGCTTAAATCGGCCCGCCAAGAGATCTCCTTGCTTCCAGCCATTTTGGGATCCGCTTATTTCCTTTTTGTAGGCGCTTTTACCCAGCTCAACATTATTCCTTTTGCCGTTCAATCGCTGCACTTGTCCGACAT is from Candidatus Protochlamydia phocaeensis and encodes:
- a CDS encoding exodeoxyribonuclease V subunit gamma, with protein sequence MSKALDVFFSNHLTFLYQQLKSKLFGCSSAPFKRRLVIVYGPAMKSWLTLKMAQDPELEVAAGVEFVYLNQAFDYLLKLFQPSSFYIPSQLELALAIEKEIHSLLQAFPSLDGMVQRDWMPLLDYLKLNPAIVGPALKLSRKMEKRLIGLSQQIARLFQDYGRYAGSLIAKWEAEAVSNWQARLWLSLFNEKTGWTYPLRAFRQVLHSMPNCEVHFFSISFVSHAEFDFLHKLANFCQVYYYLLSPCAVFWSDIRSDKENAYLQTYWQQKLGPFSPQVLKLEELLRDRNPLLANFGRLGREMAYQIEESLVQTHAHYLLPSHVSSLEEDLCLHEDLYFAETAEPLSLLHAIQADMLLMRNPQGKPSFACSSQDRSIQLHMASTKRREVEILYHNLLALIERQPDISPCDMIIMAPQITDYVPYIQSIFGSPDSQLDFQILDLGMQSQSEIVQGFLQLLSLSESRWDTKHLLQLFEHRSFQRRHQMNISDYYTIQEWVEQAGIRWGDDWLHRNELLQRRHCQQGMVEETAVGTWDFGLSRLLMGLTTVLKSKVPSSLETLPCESVDFSQTELMGKWIRLLHSLRDDLSPLQDRTQMTMEDWAHYLRCLLENYFQPDFDDCQSIEDYEELKAQFDGLQAATRAFKETRFSFQSVRTHLNALLQHRGITYRESHLQSVRFCSLMPLRSIPAKVIALMGMQEGAFPRTNFHSSLNLMLGQENVDYCPLPTDYDRYLFLEALHSAQEYLLISYQGYSQQDNKELQPSLVIEELFSYLDKYYTLEGKKVSDVCVFKHPFDSFDAAYFQPQTRLANFSLNDFRSAQAYYKPQKSPPHRFLANFAFSAHPQSELIPSNSVLDLKQLSEVARNPVKFYLNRVLDIYLQSEEDRKLKNEEDLALSALDKHLLKQVALKEPIEAVLERAEKEGKMPLGLFKTVATRRLKEDVYELQERLQKHKIHPRDIFQIEFCTSCTEPALQEDGRWLMPAISLSYPDGYKLSIIGKLSHVTSKGLVVISKGTLSDAWKAWPQFLLYDYAAKAYPGGLERQLILTYTSQPKKAFFEEAEPYLKQFVNYYGLCLKNFSPLLPDWVPFILEGDAGGLQEKMRQLFSDSFGSYQSPDLRWILNKDCLPHAETIIYNWKAQAESLLGDLIRFWYPPKQLSVSEES